The Brachyhypopomus gauderio isolate BG-103 chromosome 2, BGAUD_0.2, whole genome shotgun sequence genome contains a region encoding:
- the rbbp6 gene encoding E3 ubiquitin-protein ligase RBBP6 isoform X3: MSCVHYKFSSKLNYDTVTFDGLHITLSDLKRQIMGREKLKAADCDLQITNAQTKEEYTDDGALIPKNSSVIIRRIPIGGVKATSKTFVIDRSEPAGGSSKAIDDSPSISLAQLSKTANLAEANASEEDKIRAMMSQSNHDYDPVHYTKKLVGPPPPNYTCFRCGKNGHYIRNCPTNGQDKSFEAPQRIKKSTGIPRSFMVEVDDPSIKGAMLTNTGTYAIPTIDAEAYAIGKKEKPPFLPQERSSSSEEEDPVPDELLCLICKDLMTDAVVIPCCGNSYCDECIRTSLLESEEHVCPTCNQSEVSPDALIANKFLRQAVNNFRNETGYTKRIRKAAAAAAQSAPPAASLQPRPQRPAQSQPLPQRPVQSQPLPQRPTQPLRPPNSRQQDPLLANVPRPAAAHTPPQNLPAAAPPPAVSLQGSSTPPSGNRSSPPPSASRSSLAGSSSVSAAANYNTALPLQQQPNKQEEPAMPKEPEIQAPPAVVSSETPLPTPLIPKGYHVPVIGQPHTLPHPSPRAGPRPSGPRPTPARPAWEPSTNRGRPPSERPLRPPVPLIQPPPVAPPVYVPPLFPPPQHTMPQPPGVVPQQYTMPYPPGQQPPPPYTVPPPGYPPAPANVPAPWVPPGTQPPLPNPIPSMTSAPFLSKEEFYRQQRRLKEEEKSKLEEFTNDFAKELLEYRKIQKERRRSYSRSKSPYRGSSYSGSSCSYSRSRSRSRSLRSYSRSLSRSRSRSRSRSRSRSRSYSPYSRRGRGRSRSYRSRSRTPPYHRSRTRSPSYRARDGAGVSSGIYRSRSRSPVYRVHSPSKKLPPNSQIETDRKYPGRFREVPPYDAKAYYGRTVDQSDPFERERYREWEREYREWYEKYFKNYDAPQAGQVRGRGPGGRDPYSPERFAPPRPRDNSPYNRGRRDEYPPHAQGHGMPPRGRPMTYQEKCAEKYGHLHLNNAGTARGVSRDSLKPTKEREPSTSTAVDSKGLKHKKHRKKRKGEDGDILSHSDSMDETKKDERKGDSVLMNSSRDDATPVRDEPMDSTAVPYKSTSDKEKTEKAQNKTEKMKRKTESGAQKKDASGKSCKPAKEKEVDTAREKVATTEPAIKRIKEEPTQKTDTAKSQPSEKLMLPRKLMPSRPVKHHQDQKPVKEEQKVKKEQIKDSGKPEKTLAKDVKLKLEKPVKMEEKTINKSNEPKVEKRKRKDEKPFLKDLELPQSKSPRVETAEMVKGSPKPKPKTESEKPAEREKPAEREKPAEREKPAERERPAIPSLMDIKPEPMRKIKLNREIGKRITSTERVVGAEESISGIPGKNRVDPKTKTKARRRVNAPDGTESMLVDYTSTSSTGGSPIKRHEEKQDLKKTVVKTLEEYTNDSSTPAEDEIVLIQVPRSKWEKEDYESEEDDSKETKVVSGNVPLAAVSSTPAVDNAASKSSDKESARVEKPLYATKDSQTEVKPAKEPPPPSEMEKDSERERDRGRERERSTSDRESSDKRKTGTANHDRDRVQERGSDHGSERSSSSQSSRDRPGDRSAPVSRKPPSREHSTSLPDRKPDHRTSARDHTDSRQRESKPRDSLRRKESPPPPSRGKEREMHADMTRVLAVSQESKRADHSPSGNRRTSSQATPDPKRVLEDHRVDRPIQATRHPDSRSTKDRDHAGHKVLQRTVSPEPRPDTDRGSVHSERDHPKVKPPSVRSMRLSSDLTRETDEAAFVPDYSESESEVSDPDSKAELRERGRDSSVSPAHSQSASPSGSHAHSSSPSSPGSQDSKKRKKDKKDKKEKKKHKKHKKHKKHKKHLSNESESEPKGQKHKHKKKKSKKSKDKDKDEKDKDKEEKDKDKDEKAKEEAKEKAPV, from the exons ATGTCTTGTGTTCATTATAAGTTTTCATCCAAACTCAACTACGACACGGTCACCTTCGACGGACTCCATATCACGCTGAGTGATCTGAAGCGGCAGATCATGGGGCGGGAGAAGCTCAAAGCGGCTGACTGCGACCTGCAGATTACAAACGCCCAAACGAAAGAAG AATATACTGATGATGGAGCCCTCATCCCCAAAAATTCGTCTGTCATCATTAGACGAATTCCAATTGGTGGAGTCAAGGCCACCAGTAAAACATTTGTTAT TGATCGCTCTGAACCTGCAGGTGGATCATCGAAAGCA ATTGATGATTCTCCATCCATTTCTCTGGCCCAGCTTTCAAAG ACCGCCAATCTGGCAGAAGCAAATGCGTCAGAGGAAGACAAAATTAGAGCAATGATGTCTCAGTCCAATCATGACTATGATCCAGTTCA TTACACAAAGAAACTCGTGGGACCGCCTCCACCAAACTACACCTGCTTTCGTTGTGGAAAAAATGGACACTACATCAGAAACTGCCCCACCAATGGG CAGGACAAAAGTTTCGAAGCCCCTCAGCGGATCAAGAAGAGTACTGGGATTCCTCGCAGCTTCATGGTGGAGGTGGATGATCCCAGCATCAAAGGTGCCATGCTGACCAACACTGGGACATACGCAATTCCCACAATCGACGC GGAAGCCTACGCAATTGGGAAGAAGGAAAAGCCCCCGTTCCTGCCACAGGAGCGTTCCTCTTCCTCGGAGGAAGAGGACCCTGTACCGGATGAGCTGCTCTGCCTCATCTGCAAGGACCTGATGACTGACGCTGTGGTCATCCCCTGCTGTGGGAACAGCTATTGTGacgagt GTATTCGGACGAGTTTACTGGAGTCAGAGGAGCACGTCTGCCCTACATGTAACCAGTCCGAAGTCTCCCCTGATGCTTTGATTGCCAATAAATTCTTACGCCAG GCCGTGAATAACTTCAGGAATGAGACTGGTTACACAAAGCGAATCCGCAAAGCCGCAGCTGCAGCCGCTCAGTCTGCTCCTCCTGCAGCCTCGCTGCAGCCCCGCCCACAACGCCCCGCCCAGTCGCAGCCCCTCCCACAGCGGCCTGTACAGTCGCAGCCCCTCCCACAGCGCCCCACCCAGCCCCTCAGGCCCCCCAACTCCCGGCAGCAGGACCCACTCTTGGCTAATGTCCCACGGCCTGCTGCGGCCCACACCCCACCGCAGAACCTCCCTGcagctgccccgccccctgccgtATCTCTCCAGGGCTCCAGCACGCCCCCCTCTGGTAACCGCTCCAGCCCACCTCCCTCTGCCAGCAGGTCCTCTCTTGCAGGGAGCAGCAGTGTTTCTGCAGCCGCTAACTACAACACAGCACTGCCTCTCCAACAACAGCCCAACAAACAGGAAGAGCCGGCAATGCCCAA AGAGCCAGAGATCCAGGCACCACCAGCTGTAGTTTCATCCGAGACTCCACTGCCAACCCCGCTTATTCCAAAG gGGTACCATGTTCCTGTTATTggtcaaccacacacacttcctcaccCCTCTCCCAGAGCAG GACCCAGACCTAGTGGACCTAGACCAACTCCAGCAAGGCCTGCGTGGGAGCC CTCCACGAACAGAGGCAGGCCCCCCAGTGAAAGACCCCTAAGACCTCCGGTTCCACTGATCCAGCCTCCACCTGTAGCTCCACCTGTATATGTGCCCCCTCTCTTTCCTCCTCCACAGCACACGATGCCACAGCCCCCGGGCGTGGTGCCACAGCAGTACACGATGCCGTACCCCCCAGGACAGCAGCCCCCGCCCCCTTACACCGTACCCCCTCCAGGGTACCCTCCAGCCCCGGCTAACGTACCAGCTCCGTGGGTACCCCCAGGCACGCAGCCTCCCCTACCCAACCCTATCCCCTCCATGACATCAGCACCCTTCTTGTCCAAGGAGGAGTTTTACAGACAGCAGCGTCGACTCAAGGAAGA GGAGAAGTCTAAGCTTGAGGAGTTTACCAACGATTTTGCCAAAGAGTTACTGGAATATAGAAAGATCCAGAAGGAGAGAAGACGATCCTATTCTAG GTCAAAATCTCCGTATCGTGGCTCTTCCTACAGTGGGTCATCCTGCTCGTACTCCCGGTCCCGATCTCGGTCCCGCTCCCTGCGGTCCTACTCACggtctctctcacgctctcgcTCCAGGTCTCGCTCACGTTCTCGCTCACGCTCCCGCTCCTACTCTCCATACTCCCGCCGGGGCCGCGGGCGCAGCCGCAGTTACCGCTCCAGGTCACGCACGCCCCCCTACCATCGCTCCAGAACCCGGTCTCCCTCGTACAGGGCACGGGATGGTGCGGGGGTCAGCAGCGGGATATATCGCTCTCGCTCCAGATCACCTGTCTACAGAGTGCACAGTCCCAGCAAGAAACTCCCACCGAACTCTCAAATTGAGACGGACCGTAAGTACCCAGGAAGGTTCAGGGAGGTTCCGCCTTATGACGCAAAGGCATACTATGGCCGAACAGTTGACCAGAGTGACCCGTTTGAGAGGGAGAGGTACCGTGAGTGGGAGAGGGAGTACAGAGAGTGGTATGAAAAGTACTTCAAGAACTATGATGCTCCGCAGGCCGGTCAAGTCAGAGGTCGTGGCCCAGGTGGTCGAGATCCATACTCCCCTGAGCGGTTTGCTCCTCCAAGACCCAGAGACAACTCCCCCTACAACAGGGGGCGCCGGGACGAATATCCACCCCATGCTCAGGGTCATGGGATGCCTCCGAGAGGCCGTCCAATGACATACCAGGAGAAGTGTGCGGAGAAGTATGGTCACCTCCATCTCAACAATGCAGGCACGGCAAGGGGTGTGAGCAGAGATTCCCTAAAACCCACCAAAGAGCGAGAGCCCAGCACGAGCACAGCAGTCGATTCCAAAGGCCTGAAGCACAAGAAAcacaggaagaagaggaagggcGAGGACGGAGACATCTTGAGCCACTCCGACTCCATGGATGAGACAAAGAAAGACGAGCGTAAGGGCGATTCGGTGCTGATGAACTCGAGTCGTGACGACGCCACCCCAGTCAGAGACGAACCGATGGACAGCACTGCAGTACCCTACAAGAGCACTTCAGACAAGGAGAAAACGGAGAAGGCACAAAACAAAACGGAAAAAATGAAACGTAAAACCGAAAGTGGCGCGCAAAAGAAAGATGCATCAGGAAAGAGCTGCAAGCCTGCAAAAGAAAAGGAAGTGGACACGGCACGCGAGAAAGTGGCTACCACTGAACCTGCCATTAAGAGAATCAAGGAAGAACCAACTCAGAAGACTGACACAGCCAAATCACAACCTTCTGAGAAACTCATGCTTCCCCGCAAGCTAATGCCGTCTAGGCCGGTCAAACACCACCAGGATCAGAAACCTGtcaaagaagaacagaaagtTAAAAAAGAACAAATTAAAGACTCTGGGAAACCAGAAAAAACACTTGCTAAAGATGTGAAGCTCAAGTTGGAGAAGCCAGTTAAAATGGAGGAGAAAACCATCAACAAATCCAATGAGCCAAAGGTGGAGAAAAGGAAACGTAAAGATGAAAAGCCATTTTTGAAAGACCTCGAACTTCCTCAGAGTAAATCACCAAGGGTGGAAACAGCTGAAATGGTCAAAGGCTCCCCCAAACCCAAACCTAAGACTGAAAGCGAGAAGCCTGCGGAAAGAGAGAAGCCTGCGGAAAGAGAGAAGCCTGCGGAGAGAGAGAagcctgcagagagagagagaccagcaatCCCTTCTCTGATGGACATAAAGCCAGAGCCCATGAGAAAGATCAAGCTCAACCGTGAGATTGGGAAGAGGATCACCAGTACTGAGCGTGTTGTGGGAGCTGAGGAATCCATTTCTGGTATTCCTGGGAAGAACAGAGTGGaccccaagaccaagaccaaggcCCGGCGGAGGGTGAACGCGCCAGATGGAACTGAGTCCATGTTGGTTGATTATACCAG CACCAGTTCTACAGGTGGCAGTCCCATTAAGAGGCATGAGGAGAAGCAAGACTTGAAGAAGACGGTGGTGAAGACCCTGGAGGAGTACACCAACGACAGCTCCACTCCTGCTGAGGATGAAATAGTCTTGATTCAGGTGCCCCGTTCCAAGTGGGAGAAAGAGGACTATGAATCCGAGGAGGACGATTCCAAGGAAACCAAGGTTGTCTCTGGAAACGTCCCTCTGGCTGCTGTGAGCTCCACTCCTGCTGTGGATAACGCTGCTTCGAAGTCGAGTGACAAAGAGTCTGCTCGTGTGGAGAAACCTCTCTATGCCACTAAAGACAGTCAAACTGAGGTCAAACCTGCCAAGGAGCCGCCACCGCCGAGTGAAATGGAGAAGGACagtgagagggaaagagacagggggagagagagagagcgaagcACCTCCGATCGCGAGTCCTCTGACAAAAGGAAAACCGGGACTGCAAATCACGACCGAGATCGTGTGCAGGAGAGAGGCAGCGACCACGGCAGTGAGAGGAGCTCCTCTTCTCAGTCCTCCAGAGACCGGCCAGGGGATCGTTCTGCACCTGTCTCTAGGAAGCCGCCTAGTAGGGAACACAGCACCAGCCTTCCCGATAGAAAACCAGATCACCGAACCAGCGCAAGAGATCACACAGACtcccgacagagagagagcaagccTAGAGACTCCCTCAGGAGGAAGGAATCGCCACCTCCGCCTTCTAGGGGTAAGGAGCGAGAAATGCACGCAGACATGACAAGAGTTCTCGCTGTTTCCCAGGAGTCAAAAAGGGCAGATCACAGTCCTTCTGGGAACCGGAGAACTTCATCTCAGGCTACCCCAGACCCTAAAAGGGTCTTGGAGGACCACAGGGTTGACAGACCGATACAGGCCACCAGACATCCTGACAGTCGCTCCACAAAAGACAGAGACCATGCTGGACACAAAGTTCTGCAGAGGACTGTGTCCCCAGAGCCCCGGCCTGACACCGATAGAGGGTCTGTTCACTCGGAGAGAGATCACCCAAAAGTCAAGCCCCCATCTGTGCGATCAATGCGGTTATCCTCAGACCTCACAAGGGAGACGGACGAAGCAGCATTTGTCCCTGACTACAGCGAAAGTGAAAGTGAGGTCTCAGACCCTGACAGCAAAGCGGAGCTGAGGGAAAGGGGGCGGGACAGTAGTGTTAGCCCAGCCCATAGCCAGAGTGCCAGCCCCTCTGGTAGCCATGCCCACAGCAGCTCTCCCAGCTCTCCAGGCAGTCAGGACagcaagaagagaaagaaagacaagaaggacaagaaagaaaagaagaagcacaaaaagcacaagaaacacaaaaaacacaagaaGCATTTGAGTAATGAGTCCGAGTCAGAACCCAAAGGACAGAAACACAAGCATAAGAAAAAGAAATCTAAAAAGAGTAAGGATAAGGATAAGGATGAGAAAGACAAGGATAAAGaggagaaagacaaggacaaaGATGAGAAGGCAAAAGAAGAAGCTAAAGAAAAGGCTCCTGTTTGA
- the rbbp6 gene encoding E3 ubiquitin-protein ligase RBBP6 isoform X1: MSCVHYKFSSKLNYDTVTFDGLHITLSDLKRQIMGREKLKAADCDLQITNAQTKEEYTDDGALIPKNSSVIIRRIPIGGVKATSKTFVIDRSEPAGGSSKAIDDSPSISLAQLSKTANLAEANASEEDKIRAMMSQSNHDYDPVHYTKKLVGPPPPNYTCFRCGKNGHYIRNCPTNGQDKSFEAPQRIKKSTGIPRSFMVEVDDPSIKGAMLTNTGTYAIPTIDAEAYAIGKKEKPPFLPQERSSSSEEEDPVPDELLCLICKDLMTDAVVIPCCGNSYCDECIRTSLLESEEHVCPTCNQSEVSPDALIANKFLRQAVNNFRNETGYTKRIRKAAAAAAQSAPPAASLQPRPQRPAQSQPLPQRPVQSQPLPQRPTQPLRPPNSRQQDPLLANVPRPAAAHTPPQNLPAAAPPPAVSLQGSSTPPSGNRSSPPPSASRSSLAGSSSVSAAANYNTALPLQQQPNKQEEPAMPKEPEIQAPPAVVSSETPLPTPLIPKGYHVPVIGQPHTLPHPSPRAGPRPSGPRPTPARPAWEPSTNRGRPPSERPLRPPVPLIQPPPVAPPVYVPPLFPPPQHTMPQPPGVVPQQYTMPYPPGQQPPPPYTVPPPGYPPAPANVPAPWVPPGTQPPLPNPIPSMTSAPFLSKEEFYRQQRRLKEDPHCRFVTREKSKLEEFTNDFAKELLEYRKIQKERRRSYSRSKSPYRGSSYSGSSCSYSRSRSRSRSLRSYSRSLSRSRSRSRSRSRSRSRSYSPYSRRGRGRSRSYRSRSRTPPYHRSRTRSPSYRARDGAGVSSGIYRSRSRSPVYRVHSPSKKLPPNSQIETDRKYPGRFREVPPYDAKAYYGRTVDQSDPFERERYREWEREYREWYEKYFKNYDAPQAGQVRGRGPGGRDPYSPERFAPPRPRDNSPYNRGRRDEYPPHAQGHGMPPRGRPMTYQEKCAEKYGHLHLNNAGTARGVSRDSLKPTKEREPSTSTAVDSKGLKHKKHRKKRKGEDGDILSHSDSMDETKKDERKGDSVLMNSSRDDATPVRDEPMDSTAVPYKSTSDKEKTEKAQNKTEKMKRKTESGAQKKDASGKSCKPAKEKEVDTAREKVATTEPAIKRIKEEPTQKTDTAKSQPSEKLMLPRKLMPSRPVKHHQDQKPVKEEQKVKKEQIKDSGKPEKTLAKDVKLKLEKPVKMEEKTINKSNEPKVEKRKRKDEKPFLKDLELPQSKSPRVETAEMVKGSPKPKPKTESEKPAEREKPAEREKPAEREKPAERERPAIPSLMDIKPEPMRKIKLNREIGKRITSTERVVGAEESISGIPGKNRVDPKTKTKARRRVNAPDGTESMLVDYTSTSSTGGSPIKRHEEKQDLKKTVVKTLEEYTNDSSTPAEDEIVLIQVPRSKWEKEDYESEEDDSKETKVVSGNVPLAAVSSTPAVDNAASKSSDKESARVEKPLYATKDSQTEVKPAKEPPPPSEMEKDSERERDRGRERERSTSDRESSDKRKTGTANHDRDRVQERGSDHGSERSSSSQSSRDRPGDRSAPVSRKPPSREHSTSLPDRKPDHRTSARDHTDSRQRESKPRDSLRRKESPPPPSRGKEREMHADMTRVLAVSQESKRADHSPSGNRRTSSQATPDPKRVLEDHRVDRPIQATRHPDSRSTKDRDHAGHKVLQRTVSPEPRPDTDRGSVHSERDHPKVKPPSVRSMRLSSDLTRETDEAAFVPDYSESESEVSDPDSKAELRERGRDSSVSPAHSQSASPSGSHAHSSSPSSPGSQDSKKRKKDKKDKKEKKKHKKHKKHKKHKKHLSNESESEPKGQKHKHKKKKSKKSKDKDKDEKDKDKEEKDKDKDEKAKEEAKEKAPV, translated from the exons ATGTCTTGTGTTCATTATAAGTTTTCATCCAAACTCAACTACGACACGGTCACCTTCGACGGACTCCATATCACGCTGAGTGATCTGAAGCGGCAGATCATGGGGCGGGAGAAGCTCAAAGCGGCTGACTGCGACCTGCAGATTACAAACGCCCAAACGAAAGAAG AATATACTGATGATGGAGCCCTCATCCCCAAAAATTCGTCTGTCATCATTAGACGAATTCCAATTGGTGGAGTCAAGGCCACCAGTAAAACATTTGTTAT TGATCGCTCTGAACCTGCAGGTGGATCATCGAAAGCA ATTGATGATTCTCCATCCATTTCTCTGGCCCAGCTTTCAAAG ACCGCCAATCTGGCAGAAGCAAATGCGTCAGAGGAAGACAAAATTAGAGCAATGATGTCTCAGTCCAATCATGACTATGATCCAGTTCA TTACACAAAGAAACTCGTGGGACCGCCTCCACCAAACTACACCTGCTTTCGTTGTGGAAAAAATGGACACTACATCAGAAACTGCCCCACCAATGGG CAGGACAAAAGTTTCGAAGCCCCTCAGCGGATCAAGAAGAGTACTGGGATTCCTCGCAGCTTCATGGTGGAGGTGGATGATCCCAGCATCAAAGGTGCCATGCTGACCAACACTGGGACATACGCAATTCCCACAATCGACGC GGAAGCCTACGCAATTGGGAAGAAGGAAAAGCCCCCGTTCCTGCCACAGGAGCGTTCCTCTTCCTCGGAGGAAGAGGACCCTGTACCGGATGAGCTGCTCTGCCTCATCTGCAAGGACCTGATGACTGACGCTGTGGTCATCCCCTGCTGTGGGAACAGCTATTGTGacgagt GTATTCGGACGAGTTTACTGGAGTCAGAGGAGCACGTCTGCCCTACATGTAACCAGTCCGAAGTCTCCCCTGATGCTTTGATTGCCAATAAATTCTTACGCCAG GCCGTGAATAACTTCAGGAATGAGACTGGTTACACAAAGCGAATCCGCAAAGCCGCAGCTGCAGCCGCTCAGTCTGCTCCTCCTGCAGCCTCGCTGCAGCCCCGCCCACAACGCCCCGCCCAGTCGCAGCCCCTCCCACAGCGGCCTGTACAGTCGCAGCCCCTCCCACAGCGCCCCACCCAGCCCCTCAGGCCCCCCAACTCCCGGCAGCAGGACCCACTCTTGGCTAATGTCCCACGGCCTGCTGCGGCCCACACCCCACCGCAGAACCTCCCTGcagctgccccgccccctgccgtATCTCTCCAGGGCTCCAGCACGCCCCCCTCTGGTAACCGCTCCAGCCCACCTCCCTCTGCCAGCAGGTCCTCTCTTGCAGGGAGCAGCAGTGTTTCTGCAGCCGCTAACTACAACACAGCACTGCCTCTCCAACAACAGCCCAACAAACAGGAAGAGCCGGCAATGCCCAA AGAGCCAGAGATCCAGGCACCACCAGCTGTAGTTTCATCCGAGACTCCACTGCCAACCCCGCTTATTCCAAAG gGGTACCATGTTCCTGTTATTggtcaaccacacacacttcctcaccCCTCTCCCAGAGCAG GACCCAGACCTAGTGGACCTAGACCAACTCCAGCAAGGCCTGCGTGGGAGCC CTCCACGAACAGAGGCAGGCCCCCCAGTGAAAGACCCCTAAGACCTCCGGTTCCACTGATCCAGCCTCCACCTGTAGCTCCACCTGTATATGTGCCCCCTCTCTTTCCTCCTCCACAGCACACGATGCCACAGCCCCCGGGCGTGGTGCCACAGCAGTACACGATGCCGTACCCCCCAGGACAGCAGCCCCCGCCCCCTTACACCGTACCCCCTCCAGGGTACCCTCCAGCCCCGGCTAACGTACCAGCTCCGTGGGTACCCCCAGGCACGCAGCCTCCCCTACCCAACCCTATCCCCTCCATGACATCAGCACCCTTCTTGTCCAAGGAGGAGTTTTACAGACAGCAGCGTCGACTCAAGGAAGA TCCCCACTGTCGATTCGTTACCAGGGAGAAGTCTAAGCTTGAGGAGTTTACCAACGATTTTGCCAAAGAGTTACTGGAATATAGAAAGATCCAGAAGGAGAGAAGACGATCCTATTCTAG GTCAAAATCTCCGTATCGTGGCTCTTCCTACAGTGGGTCATCCTGCTCGTACTCCCGGTCCCGATCTCGGTCCCGCTCCCTGCGGTCCTACTCACggtctctctcacgctctcgcTCCAGGTCTCGCTCACGTTCTCGCTCACGCTCCCGCTCCTACTCTCCATACTCCCGCCGGGGCCGCGGGCGCAGCCGCAGTTACCGCTCCAGGTCACGCACGCCCCCCTACCATCGCTCCAGAACCCGGTCTCCCTCGTACAGGGCACGGGATGGTGCGGGGGTCAGCAGCGGGATATATCGCTCTCGCTCCAGATCACCTGTCTACAGAGTGCACAGTCCCAGCAAGAAACTCCCACCGAACTCTCAAATTGAGACGGACCGTAAGTACCCAGGAAGGTTCAGGGAGGTTCCGCCTTATGACGCAAAGGCATACTATGGCCGAACAGTTGACCAGAGTGACCCGTTTGAGAGGGAGAGGTACCGTGAGTGGGAGAGGGAGTACAGAGAGTGGTATGAAAAGTACTTCAAGAACTATGATGCTCCGCAGGCCGGTCAAGTCAGAGGTCGTGGCCCAGGTGGTCGAGATCCATACTCCCCTGAGCGGTTTGCTCCTCCAAGACCCAGAGACAACTCCCCCTACAACAGGGGGCGCCGGGACGAATATCCACCCCATGCTCAGGGTCATGGGATGCCTCCGAGAGGCCGTCCAATGACATACCAGGAGAAGTGTGCGGAGAAGTATGGTCACCTCCATCTCAACAATGCAGGCACGGCAAGGGGTGTGAGCAGAGATTCCCTAAAACCCACCAAAGAGCGAGAGCCCAGCACGAGCACAGCAGTCGATTCCAAAGGCCTGAAGCACAAGAAAcacaggaagaagaggaagggcGAGGACGGAGACATCTTGAGCCACTCCGACTCCATGGATGAGACAAAGAAAGACGAGCGTAAGGGCGATTCGGTGCTGATGAACTCGAGTCGTGACGACGCCACCCCAGTCAGAGACGAACCGATGGACAGCACTGCAGTACCCTACAAGAGCACTTCAGACAAGGAGAAAACGGAGAAGGCACAAAACAAAACGGAAAAAATGAAACGTAAAACCGAAAGTGGCGCGCAAAAGAAAGATGCATCAGGAAAGAGCTGCAAGCCTGCAAAAGAAAAGGAAGTGGACACGGCACGCGAGAAAGTGGCTACCACTGAACCTGCCATTAAGAGAATCAAGGAAGAACCAACTCAGAAGACTGACACAGCCAAATCACAACCTTCTGAGAAACTCATGCTTCCCCGCAAGCTAATGCCGTCTAGGCCGGTCAAACACCACCAGGATCAGAAACCTGtcaaagaagaacagaaagtTAAAAAAGAACAAATTAAAGACTCTGGGAAACCAGAAAAAACACTTGCTAAAGATGTGAAGCTCAAGTTGGAGAAGCCAGTTAAAATGGAGGAGAAAACCATCAACAAATCCAATGAGCCAAAGGTGGAGAAAAGGAAACGTAAAGATGAAAAGCCATTTTTGAAAGACCTCGAACTTCCTCAGAGTAAATCACCAAGGGTGGAAACAGCTGAAATGGTCAAAGGCTCCCCCAAACCCAAACCTAAGACTGAAAGCGAGAAGCCTGCGGAAAGAGAGAAGCCTGCGGAAAGAGAGAAGCCTGCGGAGAGAGAGAagcctgcagagagagagagaccagcaatCCCTTCTCTGATGGACATAAAGCCAGAGCCCATGAGAAAGATCAAGCTCAACCGTGAGATTGGGAAGAGGATCACCAGTACTGAGCGTGTTGTGGGAGCTGAGGAATCCATTTCTGGTATTCCTGGGAAGAACAGAGTGGaccccaagaccaagaccaaggcCCGGCGGAGGGTGAACGCGCCAGATGGAACTGAGTCCATGTTGGTTGATTATACCAG CACCAGTTCTACAGGTGGCAGTCCCATTAAGAGGCATGAGGAGAAGCAAGACTTGAAGAAGACGGTGGTGAAGACCCTGGAGGAGTACACCAACGACAGCTCCACTCCTGCTGAGGATGAAATAGTCTTGATTCAGGTGCCCCGTTCCAAGTGGGAGAAAGAGGACTATGAATCCGAGGAGGACGATTCCAAGGAAACCAAGGTTGTCTCTGGAAACGTCCCTCTGGCTGCTGTGAGCTCCACTCCTGCTGTGGATAACGCTGCTTCGAAGTCGAGTGACAAAGAGTCTGCTCGTGTGGAGAAACCTCTCTATGCCACTAAAGACAGTCAAACTGAGGTCAAACCTGCCAAGGAGCCGCCACCGCCGAGTGAAATGGAGAAGGACagtgagagggaaagagacagggggagagagagagagcgaagcACCTCCGATCGCGAGTCCTCTGACAAAAGGAAAACCGGGACTGCAAATCACGACCGAGATCGTGTGCAGGAGAGAGGCAGCGACCACGGCAGTGAGAGGAGCTCCTCTTCTCAGTCCTCCAGAGACCGGCCAGGGGATCGTTCTGCACCTGTCTCTAGGAAGCCGCCTAGTAGGGAACACAGCACCAGCCTTCCCGATAGAAAACCAGATCACCGAACCAGCGCAAGAGATCACACAGACtcccgacagagagagagcaagccTAGAGACTCCCTCAGGAGGAAGGAATCGCCACCTCCGCCTTCTAGGGGTAAGGAGCGAGAAATGCACGCAGACATGACAAGAGTTCTCGCTGTTTCCCAGGAGTCAAAAAGGGCAGATCACAGTCCTTCTGGGAACCGGAGAACTTCATCTCAGGCTACCCCAGACCCTAAAAGGGTCTTGGAGGACCACAGGGTTGACAGACCGATACAGGCCACCAGACATCCTGACAGTCGCTCCACAAAAGACAGAGACCATGCTGGACACAAAGTTCTGCAGAGGACTGTGTCCCCAGAGCCCCGGCCTGACACCGATAGAGGGTCTGTTCACTCGGAGAGAGATCACCCAAAAGTCAAGCCCCCATCTGTGCGATCAATGCGGTTATCCTCAGACCTCACAAGGGAGACGGACGAAGCAGCATTTGTCCCTGACTACAGCGAAAGTGAAAGTGAGGTCTCAGACCCTGACAGCAAAGCGGAGCTGAGGGAAAGGGGGCGGGACAGTAGTGTTAGCCCAGCCCATAGCCAGAGTGCCAGCCCCTCTGGTAGCCATGCCCACAGCAGCTCTCCCAGCTCTCCAGGCAGTCAGGACagcaagaagagaaagaaagacaagaaggacaagaaagaaaagaagaagcacaaaaagcacaagaaacacaaaaaacacaagaaGCATTTGAGTAATGAGTCCGAGTCAGAACCCAAAGGACAGAAACACAAGCATAAGAAAAAGAAATCTAAAAAGAGTAAGGATAAGGATAAGGATGAGAAAGACAAGGATAAAGaggagaaagacaaggacaaaGATGAGAAGGCAAAAGAAGAAGCTAAAGAAAAGGCTCCTGTTTGA